From the Helianthus annuus cultivar XRQ/B chromosome 17, HanXRQr2.0-SUNRISE, whole genome shotgun sequence genome, the window AGGAGTGACAGGTAGCACAAACGGTGGGTAGTCGTCATCATCCTCGATCCACCCGTTGCGGGTGTCAGCATAACGAGGATCTATGTGAGCGGCGAAGGGTGCACGGTCAATCAATGCCGGCACGTGATCCGGTAAAGGTACATCAACAACATGATCATCCACCACTGGTAGAACAACAACGGGAAGGTCAACAATGGGTGGTACAAGAGCTGATGCATCATCAAGAACAGGGTCGGGCTCGGGTGCAGGATCAGGAGCAACAACGGGCTCTGGGGCCATCACAGGCTCAGGGTCAACAAGGTCCATATCAAAATCGGCAGGAATGTCAAACAACGGATCAATGGGAGCCATTGGCGCCTCTAAGTGTTGGTCCATATGAATAAAGTCGATCTCATGATCAGGATCGAAGTCAGGAGGAAAAACTGGATCAAAATCGTCATCGATCTCATGGTCGAACTCAAACTCGTGTGACAGACCCGGTGTAGCTGACATCGCCACGTCGGGGTCAGCGTCAGGAGAGTGATGCTGCACACTCTGTTCATGCAGGGACGCGGATGCCACAGACGCCAAcgagtctgggacaggtgaaccaaGAGGAATCTCCTCTACAGGGACCTCAGCAATAGGAAGGACAACATCAGCATCAATCggggccccgccctcatagtCGTCCTCAGGTGGACCCTCCTCAAACAGATCAATGTCATCATCAAATACGACATCGAGTGGCACATCCACCATGGGGAAAGCAGCAAGCGGAACGGGAGCAGGGATTACTGCAAGAGGGAGATCCCCAGCAGGAATACCATCAGCAGGCTGAATCTCAACTCCGATGTCTGGCAGAGCGAACGGCTGAAAATCATCGTCATCTGTACTCGTGGTGTCTGACGTATACACGTCTCCCTCTGATGGTATCTCATCGTCTGACACAACTGCCATAGGGTCCACTGTGTCTGATACTCCTGTGTCGGAAGAAGaaaccatggtgtctgtaacacaatcacatatatgcacatatatcaacatgaaatcaaataaacatgtaagtcacaatAAAGCAAACTagtaattctcctagtctccctagactaccctcccaacttctcagactgaactctctagcctctcagactaactccctggtctctaagaccaacctcccagtctctaagactaaacctccccaatatCGTAGATTGAACCtttcagtctctaagactgaacctccctcagcctctaagactgaacctccccagcctctaaggctgaacctccacagcctctaaggctgaactccctcagtctctaagactaaaccatgaattttgaaaaaagtGTATTCgtgccttttatttgtaaaaaaaaatattttgtatcctggatccggacgtttagtgtatgcaatgtaaaattgttttcgtgagagccctagtgatcatagtctagactcgagaaagaatcctagttcgctatgatcgaagctctgatacgaAGCTGTCACActctggcttttgcggaagcgtgggtttatttggtgtgacttcttaataccatagcacaatcataacaatgctatatgaaaataaaacacatgatagtcatccattcattaagttttaaaagttaccacaacatcattgttttaaaagtcGACACATAAAACAGAATACAACCACGACATAATTAAAACGTGTTCATACGACACAACAAAAGACTtaaataaaaacatggtttaaagacgtgtaacccgtccaggcaagggtcacacctcctaaacctggatgacatcattattccctacgcagcttgacacgattgcacacatcgccagatccattaatttcctgaaatacatggagtttgaaaaataaacaaaagttgagcgagttcatgtaaaagtgagtatgtataaacctttcatgtatgaataaaagtccccggtatgtagcaataatgagaaagagatcaccaatgggttgcaaagccactggtatgtgtgaaaaagtgcagactcaaacctagcaaatttgttaccgggcttcggctgtatGACAcggtcacctctatgggccgccccggcctcacgggtgtgggctcgctacacccaaatagatctatcactcttatgtccctcggtcctaacaacaaggattgatggccttaagtgttgtacccacccctcacatgatctagtagtaaaaaccctccctatgttaaccataccatgtaagtaaaagtttgtaataattgtcgcatgtatttcatccccgaagtataaaactgaaaacagtaaagagaaaaggggggacatgaactcacagaagtgcatATCCTGTAACGTCAACCTCAAACTCGATCTGCTGTGTGACGGCATAcatgtactaatgtctattagacgaacgggccatgccttggcttagggtatagtgttttgagttgtgttactttgatattatacttcttaaaataatattaattattttaacttaacttttgtatttaagaaaaatagttaggcaactatttcgtatccacacttcttaggtattttatatgtgtatttccttcccaaggatgggggtatttatacatgtacactttgtaatttcgaaaaatatattttaagtcccacttagaaaaaatatatttaaattacttgtcttaaaacatcttaattcaaaatatatatattttttcccaaaaatattttattttacctCATAGATatctccaaaataatatttttccaaaaatatacgCATAAGAGTATTTTTCCAAAATATTACATAAGCGACGTTTTTAGCGTTTCTTATTGCAATATTAATTGCGTAACCTAAATATTTATTTCGTAAGAgttttagtattattttggagtcgatattttatggtatatatgagttatattatttcatcctaaaaatacaactagttcacaaaataaacaaacaatcacacaagcgttttagtataaaatgtatattctacatatatatttatcaaattttatttacgaaaatcaacctccggcacttagtatttttgtaataaaaatcatggcgaagtttattttgagaaccaagttagaaatatatttgtaacacttgttagaaaaatattttctaagtgttgaaattttagaaaaatttcgccagagtttcctttgtaaatggaggtgtccatgcttactagcatatcattttcttttgtaaaatcattcaatcaattatcaatcatcaacatacaacctCTATTTATCAAACTTTGTCAAAACAAGCCTAaactataaactcatgaacttgaaaatttataaaaacatgtagtaacttactagcgcacttagtaagtcttgttaccttccaaaatgcgattagttctttaaaaactttatttttaaagagtttgaatatttacaacttctagtcatattttctaaaaatatttctttgtgaaattttcttattacacaagtgtttctacacttgtttactcaccgaaaatgtgattagtttatgtaagataaAAATGAAACTATAAATTTTGAACAACAAAGGCCAGTAATCAAGTCCGACAACGGGTTTTCCAACAAGCTTTACAAGGAGCTCTAGGAACTCTGAATAGTTGTTTAAACAACAAATTACATTTACATACTATCGGTGCCAATATTGGCATATTGGCGGCAATGAAACAAATAACGGACTAGCCCCTCTACTTTAGTTTAGAGTTTAggcattattttttatttattattttttttcaaaaaagaaTTAAGAAATACTCATGGTAACCATTCAAGCCGACGAAATTAGTAATATTATCCGTGAACGTATTGAGCAATATAATAGAGAAGTAAAGAttgtaaataccggtaccgtacttCAAGTAGGTGATGGCATTACTCGTATTCATGGTCTTGATGAAGTAATGGCAGGTGAATTAGTAGAATTTCAAGAGGGTACAATAGGCATTGCTCTTAATTTGGAATCAACTAGTGTTGGTGTTGTATTAATGGGTGATGGTTTGCTGATACAAGAAGGGAGTTCTGTAAAGCAATAGGAAAAATTGCTCAGATACTAGTGAGTGAGGACCTTAGGTCGTGTTATAAACGCCCTGGCTAAACCTATTGATGGTAGAGGTGAAATTTCATCTTCTGAATATAGATGAATTAAATTACCCGCTTTGGGGATTATTTGATGTTTTGTATATGAGCCTCTTCAAACAGGGCTTATTGCTATTGATTCAATGATTCCCATAGGACGTGGTCAGCGGGAATTAATTATTGGGGACAGACAGACCGGTAAAACAACAGTAGCAACAGATACAATTCTAAATCAACAAGGCCAAAATGTAATATGCGTTTATGTAGCTATTGGTCAAAAAGCACCTTATGTGGCTCAGGTAGTGACTACTTTCCAGAAAAAGGGCGTGATAAAATATACTATTGTGGTAGCCGAAACGGCGGATTCCCCTGCTACATTACAATACCTCGCTCCTTATACAGGAGCAGCTCTGGCTGAATATTTTATGTACCGTGAACGACACACTTTAATCATTTATGATGATCTCTCTAAACAAGCGCAAGCTTATCGCCAAATGTCTCATCTATTACGAAGACCACCTGGGCGTAAGGCTTATCCAGGGGATGTTTTTTATTTACATTCACGCCTTTTGGAAAGAGCTGCTAAATTAAGTTCTCTTTTAGGTGAAGGAAGTATGACCGCTTTACCAATAGTAGTTGAAACCCAATCGGGAGACGTTTCGGCTTATATTCCTACGAATGTAATTTCGATTACTGATGGACAAATATTCTTATCTGCCGATCTATTCAATGCTGGAATCCAACCCGCTATTAATGTGGGTATCTCTGTTTCCAGAGTGGGGTCTGCAGCTTAAATTAAAGCTATGAAACAAGTAGCCGGTAAATAAAAACTGGAGTTGGCACAATTCGCAGAATTAGAAGCTTTTGCACAATTTGCTTATGATCTCGATAAAGCTACTCAGAATCAATTAGCAAGAGGTCAACGATTACGTGAATTGCTTAAACAATCCCAATCCGCCCCTCCCGCGGTAGAAGAACAGATACTTACTATTTATACCGGAACAAACGGTTATCTCGATTCATTAGAAGTTGGGCAGGTAAGGAAATTTCTGGTTGAGTTACGTACTTACTTAAAAACCAATAAACCACAGTTTCAAGAAATAATATCTTCTACCAAGATATTCACCGAGGAAGCGGGAGCCATTTTGAAAGAAGCTATTCAGGAACAGAGGGAACGTTTTATACTTCAGGAACAAGCAGCCTAAACAAATTGATCAACCTTTTAAAAAAAAGGGGGTACTCTAAGCGTTTCGGATTCAAATCattcaaaatttatttttggATCTCGAAATCTAAAAATATCTGAAAAAAATTGCGTCCAATAGGATTTGAACCTATACTAAAGGTTTAGAAGACCTCTGTCCTTTCCATTAGACAATGGACGCTTTCATTGTGGTTTTTGGGTATTTTTACTTTCTGAtcttttatttgaaaaaaaaaataagaatctAGTAAGATTTATGTAAGAAAGATTTTTGAATTGTATATTCAATCATGAATGATGTATTAATTCGAGTTAGAGTATTTAGGATAAATATAGTAAGATAATAGACTAAATATATAAGGATATAGAGCGGGTAGCGGGAATCGAACCCGCATCGTTAGCTTGGAAGGCTAGGGGTTATAGACTTATAGTCGACGTCGATTCATCATTTTTAACGTCTCTAATTCAAAACCGAACATGAAACTTTGGTTTCATTCGGCTCCTTTATGGAAAATGGATAAATTGCTAGATTTAAGATGTGAACCCACTTATAAAAAATGATACCCATCTAAAAAAAGTATACCCATAACATCTATGTCAGCTTTTTGTTTGAAAATATTCAATTCAAAACGACTTGCTTTCTAGATGATCCCTCTAGAAGAAGGCGATTCTAACAATCTTTCTAGTTACTTCGTTCTCTATTTCTATTTGAGAGGGTCCTAAGGAAAAGGATTTTATTTCCACCGAGCTAAAATAATATGTCGATGTCTCTAGTAAACTAAAGACATTATTTAATAGCTATTTTGCTTCAATTTTTTCGCtacaaatcaaaacaaaaattGAAGATTTAGTTACGATGAAAAATCTACTTGTATATCTTCATCCATGGATTCTTTATTCATACTCATTCTATTGGACGTATTGATCCAATTTTAAAATTTTGGTTCGCAATTTCATAATCCAAGTTTTCAGTTTTTAATTGACTTTGGATAAAAATCCCGAAAATTTCGATTTTCCTTGAATGTGTCATTGAAAGGTAAAGGATTTAATCCTTTAAATGAAATAAAGTTTTTATAGGAATATGAATGAAACCGAAAGactgttggatcgtcgttgaccctgaatgagtcgatcagaagagtcgtttatctaattcaaaggcggaatcagtgaatcagatgctcaaactaaatataatgcttctctTTATTGAtcttgacaatgtttacaacctggaagcaatttggcagcacttcgttacacaatcAGGTCCGTGCCAAATGAACTAACACATGCACTATATATAGTGGTGaaggttcgcttatgtggactGTCCTAAAAGCGAACCTGTGTGATgagtgtggttcgcttatatggacaatgtccatataagcggacctacatgcTAATTCACTACAtatcgtttctcgaacctcgtgcacacaatattctatcctatccaattacatgatacaagacgaagtcaatagacgtaatgcactaacagactccccctcggatattgacgaagtcttcagtgactatTCTCTGTaatgccacctcttcagtcttgatcatcttcCCTCTTTGAGTTTTTCACCAAGATCTCATCATTAGCTCTATCATCAACTTTTCCTTTGTCAGctggctccccctctcgtcaagctttcgtgcttttagggatcgacacctagctttccagctACAAGCTCATCCTCTCTTTCAGTTTgtcatcagactccccctcagacttTGCttttgggatcgtagtctggatcttTCTTATTCTGCAGTCACTCAATCACtgtataagtaacaacattttaaaactatcaatcaaattctctaatacactccccctatcaatcaactcaacagatatggcagcattaaagaatccaactccctcacagtttatcatccaagttcaagtcaatgaccttggagatatcacaaactgtttttgaatttttctagaaatatcaagtttcaaattaatgaacttgttttattttcagaaacacactcagcttacttagattttgaaactcagcaactcagacatcggtttatcgaaaataaagcagaaatcaaaatctttttgtattttctgaaaatataaagcagtaaagaaatatgtacatacatatttacaaataatattttttgttttgagtatgcgacagaggatcatatcagtttttgacaagtcacaagtaccgttgagcttagatacacattaagaattaaacaattcacttagattgtcgatatactgatccatttaaattttcttacaaatttcaactgattcaggatacgatttagatgttttaagaacttaaactcattcatgtgtcccacctcttgaatatactcccgtatccagaatcccagatattcagtcttacaggtgagtataccacagatgatatctgtaaggggttagatgcgaaaccgtgagagctcaggtcagaacttccgttcagcagagagatgacggctcgacttttggggtgtcccctttagaggatcttttgattacaacagcaacgactatcaattttattgtttcatcagcttgctgagggcgatgctgtgtttcaagcatttgcagaaagtattattcgggaactaggtcagtacttccatacagtagaagtcccagaataataccccagatatcactgagtataaagacctagtatctcagaatatgggacctttcaaacgagatttcaggggttacctatatatccaagtattGTTCCCCATGAAAAAAGCAAgtatttgaatttaggtttatatcccgaaaaagtttactaagtgtataaaaacctattgacatatcatcagtgagactgtttaacgcttattaattctttacaattctttagcatactgtaactgtctactgatgtactatcatttcctctttttacgcacaactcaaaattttttgaattttatcatgtttttgtatttttcaaattttctaatgtttttgtattttctaacaatttttctccccctaaaatgcaaaatcattaaaaatttgacaacccgatactgatagctttgtctcgccatccattttctgcatctcatgctctgttttgcagaaaatataacactttatgcagaaaatataacgtacccccatgatttacaacccattgattttgacagttagaaaaccgtttctcaatctgtgacagtaatcatgcttgttcagccgtgagggtttcggcatagtcaATCAACAcacccccttacaacaaactatttccccattatgatttcaaaacacttaagtttgttttaatcagaatggtttttctggaaaaataGTTTGCTTTCCAACCATTTGAAGGTTAGGGGTTTACATCATCATCTTGTAATTTTAACAATATAAGATCAATTTTCACaaacacttgtagaaaatcaagtacaaattaatgtccttgatttccCACTAGtagatcgaaatatcacagttaccatcctgtgaatttctcaagaaaaatgccgatacctgcttctcgcttaccaacctggaagctccggcaagtcagaattTTAACCAACCAATtttgacacccaagcctgaccagtcttaGGCGTATTTTGagcttttctcttttcttcataAAATTCTGTTACTCCTTTTTCCTTACCATCAGCCATCTTACTAAAAATATGTTTAACATTGGTATTAAACATTTTTCCAGTATCAACACCTTTTGATTTTTTGTTCGCGGCTTGTAATGGTGGAAAATCCTTATCACTCATTAAAGgaattgtttcttccttttttacctcaagttgtggctcttctgattttgtggaatcagattcattgcctgagtgtggcttgtctgactttgatctgtcagattcatcgccgacacttttctttttctcctttttctcttttgtcctcaaatttgtatctgatgaaccCGTCTTGCTTGATTGTGCAATCGAGGAAGTCGATTAATCAaaactcttattcttaccaacggatgaacccgaggacaaaattctTTCCAAATACTCTCGAGCTTTCTTTCACTTTTTCCTcggtctgtctttttgcccctgtgaaagttttacttttgcttcctgaactttaggttgttgaaccttctgttctttgggcttgacgttgactgATTTCTTCACCATTCTctgagattcaaccctcgatcttcccatcgatctccttgggcaatctctggcaatgtggcctctgatattgcaattatagcatcttctcgatTCAAacctccaattctggcagttaacagcaatgtgtccttgatagccacaagagtaacacactctgttatcataccatgtaCTACCTTCAccccaaacgctcagatcatagcattgtctggctttgtggtagtCATCACTCCTCCGAAAAattggatttggctttgaagcactgtggtcaaacctacaccacttattaccaacactttgtaagtttttaattttaaatttttgtgttttttcataACGATAggatgacttatctgatgagcttttattttcatttttagactttttcgattttttatctttttgtttctgttccacactcttctttacaggtttttgcgttgagcagaatgtaaaacagtatttttaaacatttcatttaatttcacaaatgtttttcttttttcttctttttctttttcatcatcagatttgtcatcacaatcttcaattttgacattgtcaaaatttgtgaccttgtcacttattggaacagaattgattggttttggacatgaaaacttcaaactatccgatgaagtcacaaaacctttcaatttcttttcaggttcttcaatcttgtttcttgaattttcagcttcgttttcaagccgagatattctttcaagatgtgacttgattaatttttcattttcaattttaacattttCAAAAACAGACTtctcattttccaaaacttttattcgatcttgaaattctgtttctttctcttttaaaaatttattttctaatttgatccaagaaaccttttcattttcactttgaactgtttctttcaaaattttgttttctgatgataaactgttcaaatcatttaacagtttatcattttcagatttcagcttTTCAAAACTCAAGCGTaactccagaatctgttcatTATCAGCCTTTTTGCTATCATCATCATGCTCTTCATCAGATGAGCATGAATGATCAAAAATTGGAGCTTTTTCTGAATCATCATCTGAAATTTTTCCATCTTTTTCAGATTTATCTGCGTCAGCTTTGACTTCTCCAAAAGCTTCCCTTTTTATATCTTCAACCATCTTTTTCACCATTTCTTCTGTTCTCTTTTTGAATTCTACCACCTTTGGTAGACTTGCTAAACAAACTTCTCTTATcttttgtcacggcccccgacccggtttgacccgtttcaggagccgtgggacagaaatcccgcggtattttaatttaggtgacagcggaagtcttttaaaacaggatctttagtattaaaactgctcattacataatttaggggtaaaacccagtaatttacaataatgtgatttccatggaaatctttatttttaaaacatgttcctttatttatttacactgagccacttttctaagctggtagtgcttcctggcacttttctttgcccacaacagattacctgaaacatgtttgaaaaagattttgtcagcggggaaatactgagtgagttcattcagtttttaggaaataacccatagttataaattacagcataagagcgattacaatggttcatatctttatttttatctggctttctgcaacaatggtgacaagtcacaatggtgacgatggtcataccactattaggtcaatgaactctaatagtgacgtttctccctagtaggtcaatgaacctaactgagagaaatagtaatgtgcacaataccccactaaccaataaatcaagatatccacgacttagtccctgtaattataacactttgaaaataatttggagtattgtaaaacagttgataaaaagaagaatgactcacattgcagatttaacgagcagtgtataagcctactgattagccttgattatttctaatttaacaataatgcgcacaaaacaggattagtgatcaatacagcagttacgataatttcccgagatcaaatactcgcaatgaatgaccaagtgcaatacttcaactcatttatcaaagtgacaaacgacaaagtatagtacttcaactcgtatatcgaattatcgacaacgacaaagtacaatgcttcggctcatttatcggattaccgacaaacgataaagcatagcccaatgtgggcagcacttaggcattccttggatatattgatcccggaaactgaatcgtaatagcgatcgagtaattaccctgttctgtggcagcgattcgataattgtgtgtgtgtgttggactgttttgcttataactcgatctacgtaactccgattttcgtcgttcaagtgccaaatttcaagtcccaacccctgctatttatactgaaattttgacaccgtcgcgtagcgcgagggggtacccccttaggcgtcgcgctacgcgagtgaccaccctattttcatagagtagcccttcgtgcgtgtaggcttgctgtgttgtcagtttcttaaaattcaatttttacaattagttatgaagataatcgttggctagggtttatccccccccccccctgagttttaggggccctgatcctgattctgaaaattctgaaaattttagggtttgtgtagaatcacttgggtgtctcaattagggtttccttaatagctaattactatcctaattagggattttagtgacagttgttacatcctccccaccttaagaaaaatctcgtcctcgagattcactaaaatagatgagggtattttcacttcatttttgattctagttcccaagtatactcttgTTCTCTTCTGGATTTCCATTggactttcactagcactagtcgtttgtgtttgagaaacttaattttccgatcttctatttgtaggggtttctctatcatttatctctatatcttgaagaggtactaccaaggattcgcctgatagatgtttcttgagattggatacacgaaacacatcatgtacttcagctaactcttctggtagttgtaaatgataagctactggtcctatgcgTTGGATTACTGGTAATGGTCCTACATATAAGAGACCTAGCT encodes:
- the LOC110924182 gene encoding calphotin-like; translation: MVSSSDTGVSDTVDPMAVVSDDEIPSEGDVYTSDTTSTDDDDFQPFALPDIGVEIQPADGIPAGDLPLAVIPAPVPLAAFPMVDVPLDVVFDDDIDLFEEGPPEDDYEGGAPIDADVVLPIAEVPVEEIPLGSPVPDSLASVASASLHEQSVQHHSPDADPDVAMSATPGLSHEFEFDHEIDDDFDPVFPPDFDPDHEIDFIHMDQHLEAPMAPIDPLFDIPADFDMDLVDPEPVMAPEPVVAPDPAPEPDPVLDDASALVPPIVDLPVVVLPVVDDHVVDVPLPDHVPALIDRAPFAAHIDPRYADTRNGWIEDDDDYPPFVLPVTPPVAPVSAPTNIPLFHPHTTDVHRTDLPITFL